One Rickettsia canadensis str. McKiel genomic window, TTTTAGAAGTAGTTTTTTGGTCAATTGCAATAGCAGGTGATAATCCGGAAATAGATTCCACATTCGGTTTATTTTGTAAATGTAAGAATTGCCTTGCATATGAAGATAAACTTTCAACATATCGCCTTTGTCCTTCTGCATAAATAGTATCAAACGCTAAAGAAGACTTGCCTGAACCGCTAAGGCCGGTGATAACAACAAATTTATTCCTTGGAATATCAACATTTATATTTTTTAGATTATGCTCTTTAGCACCGCGTACCTTAATATATTCTTGGTTCATAATCACTGCACTACAAAATTTTTTGAGAATTTTTAAAAAAACCTATAGTATTATAGGCTCTTTTATTTTATTATTGCAATAATAATATTTTAAAATAGGTAGTAATCTATGGCAGGTAGTTTAAATAAAGTAATATTAATAGGTAATGTAGGGCGTGATCCTGAAATTAGAACTACGGGAGAAGGAAAAAAAATCATTAATCTTTCCTTAGCAACAACCGAAACTTGGAAAGATCGCGTCACCGGTGAACGAAAAGAACGAACTGAATGGCATAGAGTAGTGATCTTTAGTGAAGGGTTAGTATCTGTTGTAGAACGCTATGTTACAAAAGGTAGTAAATTATATATTGAAGGTTCATTACAAACACGTAAGTGGAATGATAATTCAGGTCAAGAAAAATATACTACGGAAGTTGTGTTACAAAACTTTAATGCACAATTAATATTATTAGATAGTAAAAACTCTAATAATCATACTCAAGATTCAGGACATAACGAATATAAATATCCTGAAACTAAAAATCATTCCTTTGATCATAGTGACTTAGACGACGAAATACCGTTTTAATCAAAATCGTCATGAAAAATTTTATTTGGGCAATAATATTTTTAATACCAATATTGCTTTTAGGGTGTTCTACTACTCATGATGTAGCTAG contains:
- a CDS encoding single-stranded DNA-binding protein, yielding MAGSLNKVILIGNVGRDPEIRTTGEGKKIINLSLATTETWKDRVTGERKERTEWHRVVIFSEGLVSVVERYVTKGSKLYIEGSLQTRKWNDNSGQEKYTTEVVLQNFNAQLILLDSKNSNNHTQDSGHNEYKYPETKNHSFDHSDLDDEIPF